The following coding sequences are from one Humulus lupulus chromosome X, drHumLupu1.1, whole genome shotgun sequence window:
- the LOC133803388 gene encoding DEAD-box ATP-dependent RNA helicase 42-like — protein sequence MEEVKRKSRREGSEDTRRSHREKERNVDKHREKREHRESRRSEREKSSDSDISYDREREKRDSTKHKEREKDRTRSRDDDRERTRDKKRDHREREKEKRAKEKDREREKEKREREREREREKEDRERERRDKDREREKKTRTTEREKRREVDSDDSNHDVKDHERKRRRKDDGDYKEKEKDRDKEKEKEKEKEKEKEKDRDKEKEKDRDKEKEKEHERSSSRREESPKKRSSGDDSDKQEQATREEELENEQLKLDEEMEKRRRRVQEWQELKRKKEEAERETHGEEVADEPKSGKAWTLDGESEDDEELPSTEKVEMAMDIDGGANQNNNQAGDEMAIDSENGSTSPPLQNGVGGASGDDDIDPLDAFMNSMVLPEVEKLNSASDPPVQDKKSSELKNKDKKDDQSNGEQRRKGGSNKSMGRIIPGEDSDSDYGDLDNDGDPAEDEDDDEFIKRVKKTKAEKLSIVDHSKIDYKPFRKNFYIESKEILRMTSEDVAAYRTLLELKIHGKDVPKPVKTWHQTGLTSKILDTIKKLGYEKPMSIQAQALPIIMSGRDCIGIAKTGSGKTLAFVLPMLRHIKDQPPVVAGDGPIGLLMAPTRELVQQIHSDIVKFTKALGLTCVPVYGGSGVAQQISKLKRGAEIVVCTPGRMIDILCTSGGKITNLRRVTYLVMDEADRMFDMGFEPQITRIVQNIRPDRQTVLFSATFPRQVEILARKVLNKPVEIQVGGRSVVNKDIAQLVEVRPENERFLRLLELLGEWYEKGKILIFVHSQEKCDALFRDLLKHGYPCLSLHGAKDQTDRESTISDFKSNVCNLLIATSVAARGLDVKELELVINFDVPNHYEDYVHRVGRTGRAGRKGCAITFISDEDSKYAPDLVKALELSEQVVPDDLKALAEGFMAKVNQGLEQAHGTGYGGSGFKFNEEEDEVRKAAKKAQAKEYGFEEDKSDSEDEDEGVRKAGGDISQQTALAKISALAAASKAATHSMPTPVNAGQLLPNSGPVSLPGVIGLTLPGTAAAVPGAGLPVLNDGAARAAAIAAAMNLQHNLAKIQADAMPEHYEAELEINDFPQNARWKVTHKETLGPISEWTGAAITTRGQFFPPGKVAGPGERKLYLFIEGPTEQSVKRAKAELKRVLEDISNQALSLPGGTQPGKYSVF from the coding sequence ATGGAAGAGGTGAAGCGTAAGTCTAGGAGAGAAGGGTCGGAGGACACGAGGAGGAGCCACCGCGAAAAGGAGAGGAACGTCGACAAACACAGGGAGAAGAGAGAACACCGCGAGTCTCGGCGTTCCGAGAGAGAAAAGAGTTCTGATTCTGACATTAGCTATGATAGAGAGAGGGAGAAAAGGGATTCTACTAAGCACAAAGAGAGGGAGAAGGATAGGACGAGAAGTCGGGATGATGATAGAGAGAGGACTAGAGACAAGAAAAGGGATcatcgagagagagaaaaggagaaGCGGGCTAAGGAGAAAGATCGagaaagagagaaggagaagagggaaagggaaagggaaagggaGAGGGAGAAAGAagatagagagagggagagaagggACAAGGacagagaaagagagaagaaaacACGCACCACCGAGAGGGAAAAGCGCCGGGAAGTTGATAGTGATGATAGCAATCATGATGTCAAAGACCACGAAAGGAAACGTCGTAGGAAAGATGATGGTGATTacaaggagaaggagaaggatagagacaaggagaaggagaaggagaaggagaaggagaaggagaaggaaaagGATAGAGacaaggagaaggagaaggatagagataaggagaaggagaaagaacaTGAACGCAGTAGCAGTAGGCGTGAAGAGAGTCCTAAGAAGAGGAGTTCTGGGGATGATTCTGATAAGCAAGAGCAAGCAACCCGTGAAGAGGAGTTAGAAAATGAACAACTTAAATTGGATGAAGAAATGGAGAAGCGAAGGAGGAGAGTTCAGGAGTGGCAAGAGTTAAAGAGGAAAAAGGAGGAAGCTGAAAGAGAGACACATGGGGAGGAAGTTGCTGATGAACCCAAGTCTGGAAAGGCTTGGACCCTTGACGGTGAATCTGAAGATGATGAAGAACTTCCCTCTACCGAGAAAGTGGAGATGGCTATGGACATTGATGGTGGAGCTAACCAAAATAATAATCAAGCTGGGGATGAAATGGCAATAGATTCTGAAAATGGGTCTACTTCTCCACCTTTGCAGAATGGGGTTGGTGGGGCTTCCGGGGATGATGATATTGATCCATTAGATGCTTTTATGAATTCCATGGTTTTGCCTGAAGTTGAGAAACTCAATAGTGCTTCGGACCCTCCAGTTCAGGACAAGAAGAGTTCAGAGTTGAAGAACAAGGATAAAAAGGATGATCAAAGCAATGGTGAGCAACGTAGGAAGGGTGGTTCAAATAAATCAATGGGCAGAATCATTCCAGGGGAGGATTCTGACTCAGATTATGGGGACCTTGATAATGATGGGGATCCTGCAGaggatgaagatgatgatgagtTCATCAAAAGAGTAAAGAAGACCAAAGCTGAGAAGCTGTCTATAGTTGATCATTCAAAAATTGATTATAAGCCATTTAGAAAGAATTTCTATATTGAATCTAAAGAAATCTTGAGAATGACTTCAGAAGATGTTGCTGCATACCGTACGCTTCTAGAATTGAAGATACATGGTAAGGATGTGCCAAAGCCAGTTAAAACCTGGCACCAAACTGGACTCACGAGTAAAATATTGGATACAATAAAAAAACTTGGGTATGAAAAGCCGATGTCAATTCAAGCTCAGGCACTGCCTATAATTATGAGTGGTCGAGACTGTATTGGCATTGCAAAAACTGGGTCAGGCAAAACACTGGCATTTGTGCTTCCAATGCTGAGGCATATAAAGGACCAGCCTCCTGTGGTTGCAGGAGATGGGCCTATTGGTCTTTTAATGGCGCCGACAAGGGAGCTTGTCCAGCAGATTCACAGTGATATAGTAAAGTTCACGAAGGCACTAGGCCTTACGTGTGTGCCTGTATATGGAGGCTCTGGTGTTGCCCAACAAATTAGTAAATTGAAGCGGGGTGCTGAAATTGTTGTTTGTACACCTGGAAGAATGATTGACATACTTTGCACAAGTGGTGGGAAAATTACAAATCTCCGAAGGGTCACTTATTTGGTCATGGATGAAGCTGATCGAATGTTTGACATGGGTTTTGAACCTCAAATCACTCGAATTGTTCAAAATATAAGACCGGATAGACAGACTGTACTTTTTTCTGCTACTTTCCCTCGTCAAGTGGAAATCTTAGCACGTAAAGTGTTAAACAAACCTGTGGAGATACAGGTGGGTGGGAGGAGTGTTGTAAATAAGGACATTGCGCAACTGGTTGAAGTGAGGCCTGAAAATGAAAGATTTTTAAGGTTATTGGAGCTGCTAGGTGAGTGGTATGAGAAAGggaaaattttgatttttgtcCATTCTCAGGAAAAGTGTGATGCTTTGTTCAGGGATCTACTCAAGCATGGTTATCCTTGCCTCTCTCTTCATGGGGCTAAGGACCAAACAGATCGTGAGTCAACCATTTCTGACTTTAAAAGCAATGTTTGTAATCTGTTGATTGCAACCAGTGTTGCTGCCAGAGGGTTGGATGTCAAGGAGCTGGAACTGGTGATCAACTTTGATGTTCCAAATCACTATGAGGACTATGTTCACCGTGTTGGTCGAACAGGCCGAGCTGGCCGTAAAGGTTGTGCCATAACATTTATCTCTGATGAAGATTCCAAATATGCTCCTGATCTTGTAAAAGCTCTGGAACTCTCTGAGCAAGTTGTACCTGATGACCTGAAAGCTCTAGCTGAGGGTTTCATGGCAAAAGTAAATCAGGGACTGGAACAAGCACATGGAACTGGTTATGGAGGAAGTGGTTTTAAGTTCaatgaagaggaagatgaggtGAGGAAAGCAGCTAAGAAAGCACAGGCCAAAGAATATGGTTTCGAAGAAGACAAGTCAGATTCAGAAGACGAAGATGAAGGTGTCCGCAAGGCAGGGGGTGACATTTCACAGCAGACTGCACTTGCTAAAATATCTGCCCTCGCAGCAGCCTCTAAAGCTGCTACCCATTCAATGCCTACTCCTGTTAATGCTGGTCAACTTCTTCCGAATAGTGGACCTGTTTCTCTGCCGGGTGTTATTGGTCTGACGTTACCTGGAACAGCAGCAGCGGTGCCTGGAGCTGGGTTGCCTGTTCTCAACGATGGTGCAGCACGGGCAGCAGCTATTGCTGCTGCAATGAACTTGCAGCATAACCTGGCAAAGATTCAAGCTGATGCAATGCCTGAACACTATGAAGCAGAGCTGGAGATAAATGATTTCCCTCAGAATGCTAGATGGAAGGTCACACATAAGGAAACATTGGGACCTATATCAGAATGGACTGGAGCTGCCATTACTACTAGGGGGCAGTTCTTCCCACCTGGTAAAGTGGCAGGACCAGGAGAACGCAAACTGTACTTGTTTATTGAGGGTCCTACGGAACAATCTGTGAAAAGGGCTAAAGCTGAATTGAAACGTGTGCTGGAAGACATTTCAAACCAGGCATTATCACTTCCCGGTGGAACTCAGCCCGGCAaatattcagttttttaa
- the LOC133804605 gene encoding protein PIN-LIKES 3-like isoform X1, with protein sequence MELLGLFVTASVPVLKVLLLTGLGSYLALDSVNILGKDAIKYLNIIVFYVFSPALVGSSLANTITYDSMVKLWFMPVNVLITFIIGSLLGWVVILFTRPPPHLRGLILGCCAAGNLGNLPLIIVPALCKEKGSPFGDPDVCYTYGMAYVSLSMALGSVYLWTYVYNIVRVSSRSIKEIPIIDKSSRESSSSETGGGSLEEPLLLPSPELAGPPGDVADENALPKTIHDDESSAKWQVGISESSGIKQRLAKLFKELNLNALLPPSTIGATIGFMIGVVPQIRKSLIGSGAPLRVIQDSAILLGDGAIPALTLIIGGNLLRGLRGPGMQKSLVVGIVVARYVVLPLTGILVVKGAVHFGLVPPEPLYQFVLLLQFVLPPAMNIGTITQLFGAGEKECSVIMLWTYALASISLTFWCTYFMWLVT encoded by the exons ATGGAGCTTTTGGGGCTGTTCGTGACAGCATCTGTTCCAGTGTTGAAAGTGCTATTGCTTACCGGACTTGGTTCCTATCTTGCTTTAGATAGCGTTAATATTTTGGGGAAAGATGCCATCAAATATCTGAACATA ATTGTTTTTTATGTATTCAGTCCTGCGCTTGTGGGATCCAGCCTCGCAAATACGATAACATATGATAGCATGGTCAAGTT gTGGTTTATGCCTGTGAATGTTCTCATTACATTTATTATTGGTTCATTACTTGGATGGGTTGTTATCCTCTTTACAAGACCACCTCCACACTTGCGAGGCCTCATTTTGGGTTGCTGTGCTGCAG GAAATTTGGGGAACTTGCCCCTCATTATAGTCCCAGCACTTTGTAAGGAAAAAGGAAGCCCCTTTGGAGACCCTGATGTCTGCTATACTTATGGAATGGCTTATGTTTCTCTTTCAATGGCT CTAGGATCCGTATATTTGTGGACTTATGTGTATAACATTGTCCGCGTATCTTCAAGGAGCATAAAAGAAATCCCAATCATCGACAAGTCTTCCAGGGAGTCATCTTCATCAGAGACCGGAGGAGGTTCTTTAGAAGAACCACTACTACTTCCTTCCCCAGAATTGGCAGGACCACCTGGGGATGTTGCAGATGAAAATGCACTGCCAAAGACCATACACGACGATGAATCTTCAGCTAAG TGGCAGGTGGGGATTTCAGAAAGTTCAGGGATAAAACAACGTTTGGCGAAGCTGTTTAAAGAGCTTAATCTGAATGCCTTGTTGCCCCCTTCAACTATTGGAGCG ACTATTGGATTTATGATCGGAGTGGTTCCTCAAATCCGAAAATCTTTGATAGGAAGTGGTGCTCCACTTAGAGTGATCCAAGACTCTGCTATTTTGTTGGG GGATGGAGCCATCCCAGCCCTGACACTTATAATTGGAGGAAATCTTCTTAGAG GTTTAAGAGGACCGGGAATGCAGAAATCTCTTGTTGTTGGCATTGTAGTAGCTCGTTATGTAGTGCTGCCTTTGACAGGCATATTAGTTGTTAAGGGGGCAGTTCATTTCGGTCTGGTGCCGCCTGAACCATTGTACCaatttgttcttcttcttcaatttGTATTACCACCTGCTATGAACATAG GAACCATTACACAGTTGTTTGGAGCAGGAGAGAAAGAATGTTCTGTTATCATGCTCTGGACCTATGCGTTAGCATCAATTTCACTCACTTTCTGGTGCACATATTTCATGTGGCTTGTGACCTGA
- the LOC133804605 gene encoding protein PIN-LIKES 3-like isoform X2, whose protein sequence is MELLGLFVTASVPVLKVLLLTGLGSYLALDSVNILGKDAIKYLNIIVFYVFSPALVGSSLANTITYDSMVKLWFMPVNVLITFIIGSLLGWVVILFTRPPPHLRGLILGCCAAGNLGNLPLIIVPALCKEKGSPFGDPDVCYTYGMAYVSLSMALGSVYLWTYVYNIVRVSSRSIKEIPIIDKSSRESSSSETGGGSLEEPLLLPSPELAGPPGDVADENALPKTIHDDESSAKVGISESSGIKQRLAKLFKELNLNALLPPSTIGATIGFMIGVVPQIRKSLIGSGAPLRVIQDSAILLGDGAIPALTLIIGGNLLRGLRGPGMQKSLVVGIVVARYVVLPLTGILVVKGAVHFGLVPPEPLYQFVLLLQFVLPPAMNIGTITQLFGAGEKECSVIMLWTYALASISLTFWCTYFMWLVT, encoded by the exons ATGGAGCTTTTGGGGCTGTTCGTGACAGCATCTGTTCCAGTGTTGAAAGTGCTATTGCTTACCGGACTTGGTTCCTATCTTGCTTTAGATAGCGTTAATATTTTGGGGAAAGATGCCATCAAATATCTGAACATA ATTGTTTTTTATGTATTCAGTCCTGCGCTTGTGGGATCCAGCCTCGCAAATACGATAACATATGATAGCATGGTCAAGTT gTGGTTTATGCCTGTGAATGTTCTCATTACATTTATTATTGGTTCATTACTTGGATGGGTTGTTATCCTCTTTACAAGACCACCTCCACACTTGCGAGGCCTCATTTTGGGTTGCTGTGCTGCAG GAAATTTGGGGAACTTGCCCCTCATTATAGTCCCAGCACTTTGTAAGGAAAAAGGAAGCCCCTTTGGAGACCCTGATGTCTGCTATACTTATGGAATGGCTTATGTTTCTCTTTCAATGGCT CTAGGATCCGTATATTTGTGGACTTATGTGTATAACATTGTCCGCGTATCTTCAAGGAGCATAAAAGAAATCCCAATCATCGACAAGTCTTCCAGGGAGTCATCTTCATCAGAGACCGGAGGAGGTTCTTTAGAAGAACCACTACTACTTCCTTCCCCAGAATTGGCAGGACCACCTGGGGATGTTGCAGATGAAAATGCACTGCCAAAGACCATACACGACGATGAATCTTCAGCTAAG GTGGGGATTTCAGAAAGTTCAGGGATAAAACAACGTTTGGCGAAGCTGTTTAAAGAGCTTAATCTGAATGCCTTGTTGCCCCCTTCAACTATTGGAGCG ACTATTGGATTTATGATCGGAGTGGTTCCTCAAATCCGAAAATCTTTGATAGGAAGTGGTGCTCCACTTAGAGTGATCCAAGACTCTGCTATTTTGTTGGG GGATGGAGCCATCCCAGCCCTGACACTTATAATTGGAGGAAATCTTCTTAGAG GTTTAAGAGGACCGGGAATGCAGAAATCTCTTGTTGTTGGCATTGTAGTAGCTCGTTATGTAGTGCTGCCTTTGACAGGCATATTAGTTGTTAAGGGGGCAGTTCATTTCGGTCTGGTGCCGCCTGAACCATTGTACCaatttgttcttcttcttcaatttGTATTACCACCTGCTATGAACATAG GAACCATTACACAGTTGTTTGGAGCAGGAGAGAAAGAATGTTCTGTTATCATGCTCTGGACCTATGCGTTAGCATCAATTTCACTCACTTTCTGGTGCACATATTTCATGTGGCTTGTGACCTGA
- the LOC133804606 gene encoding cyclin-dependent kinase B2-2-like, with product MEKSVATTVSAMDAFEKLEKVGEGTYGKVYRAREKATGKIVALKKTRLHEDEEGVPPTTLREVSILRMLSRDPHIVRLMDVKQGVNKEGKTVLYLVFEYMETDLKKFIRSFRQTTEKVPLDIVKTLMFQLCKGVAFCHGHGILHRDLKPHNLLMERKTLMLKIADLGLARAFTVPLKKYTHEILTLWYRAPEVLLGATHYSTAVDMWSVGCIFAELVTTQALFPGDSELQQLLHIFRLLGTPNEEMWPGVSKLMNWHEYPQWSPQSLSKAVPNLDKDGLDLLSQMLQYEPSKRISAKKAMEHPYFDGLNKNAL from the exons ATGGAAAAATCAGTGGCGACAACCGTATCGGCCATGGATGCTTTCGAGAAGTTGGAGAAGGTCGGAGAAGGCACTTACGGGAAGGTTTACAGAGCCAGAGAGAAGGCCACCGGCAAGATCGTCGCCCTCAAGAAGACTCGTCTCCATGAGGACGAGGAAGGCGTTCCTCCCACCACTCTCCGCGAGGTCTCCATCTTGCGAATGCTCTCCAGGGATCCTCATATCGTCAG GTTAATGGATGTGAAACAAGGGGTGAATAAGGAAGGGAAGACAGTTCTGTATTTGGTGTTTGAGTATATGGAGACCGATCTCAAGAAATTCATTCGTTCCTTTCGTCAAACTACAGAGAAAGTTCCTCTCGATATCGTCAAA ACTCTGATGTTCCAACTTTGCAAAGGTGTCGCCTTTTGCCATGGTCACGGGATCTTACACAG GGATCTTAAGCCACACAATCTTCTCATGGAGCGAAAGACACTGATGCTCAAAATTGCAGATCTCGGGTTAGCTCGAGCCTTCACTGTTCCACTTAAGAAGTACACTCACgag ATATTGACTCTCTGGTACAGAGCTCCTGAAGTCCTTCTGGGGGCTACTCATTACTCAACTGCAGTGGATATGTGGTCTGTTGGTTGCATATTTG CTGAGCTTGTCACCACACAAGCACTCTTCCCAGGAGATTCAGAGCTTCAGCAACTCCTACATATATTCAG GTTATTAGGAACACCTAATGAGGAAATGTGGCCAGGAGTAAGTAAGCTAATGAACTGGCATGAGTATCCCCAGTGGAGCCCTCAAAGTTTGTCCAAGGCAGTTCCTAACTTGGACAAGGATGGATTGGATCTGTTGTCG CAAATGTTGCAGTATGAACCTTCAAAGCGCATCTCAGCAAAGAAAGCTATGGAACACCCTTACTTCGATGGTCTCAACAAGAATGCTCTATAA